From Vigna angularis cultivar LongXiaoDou No.4 chromosome 11, ASM1680809v1, whole genome shotgun sequence:
ttttgaaatagaTGTGGtacaaaatgaaaagataagCAAAGTACCAAATTAATAAGACAACTCATTGAACACTGAGAAAAGAGCAAAATATACCTTAGATAAGTTGAGAAACCTTATCCAATGTCATCTTTATGTTGGGGAACCAAATCACATGTTCTTGGATTTCATCTCATTCAAAAACACATCACAAAATAATTCTAATTTctcatataatatatacattttaattttttttatctaatttgatgaaatttatctCATCTTCTTGATACTTTTTATTCTGTCAAatcaattttatcaaaatgGGACCATCCAGAAAATAATTTATGGGAAAGTTAACTTGTATGACCAATGAAAgtcaaaaaataagaaacattacATAAAGTCTTATCACTCTTTCACTTTccctatatatatttttctagaaaCAACTGCTTCTATTTTTACTAAccaatcatatttattttagcCATCCAAATTAACATTTTGAGAATTTTCTAGATAATCATAACTTCTTCACCCtgaattaaaggaaaaaaataattgaggAAGTCACAAAATGTTAAAAAAGGTGTATTTTAtctgaaagtttttttttatatttattttgatatagtATGTTTTCCTCTGTTTTGTCTTTAGATGGTAATTGGATTTGAACATAATTACTACTGAAGGTttcctattattattattattattaaaaagaagaagaagaatactAGTCAGAGTAAATCTGAATTTAGTAAATTGCAGtatcataaaaacaaaaactttaaaGATTAAATGTAAGatcttatttataatgtttggaaaaagttatataaatccTCTTTGAATTAATTTACGAAAACGACTTATAGTTTTATAAGTTTATTGTTGTATCATATAAAATGAGTTTCAATGGTATAAGCTATAATGTAATATAAGTTTATTAGATGAGAATTCAGTTACATTTATTATTAAGGATGTTTGTAAATGTACAGTATTTTTTTGAGTTTCAAATAACTAGcgtattattaaaattatatcaatttaaagTTATGAatgtaaatgtaatattttaccACATGTGCCGCAcatgtgtgtttatttttttaatattataggtttgaaaacattttacaatgttaatcaaatattaattaaacaagGAAATTCAGTAGTCATGATGATAATTGTAAATCTATTTTGCCAACAATTATGTAAGATATCttctcaaatatatataatcattctATTTacactaaaatataatatattaagaatttaatttttaccaaaCTTTTGAGACGAATCAACTCCAACAACATAACTTACGTTATTCCATCGAAAGGTCGAGATAGTCGAGAGGTCAAGAATTTAGGTGATTGAGTGATTAAGTATGcaattgtattatttattttagcttATTATTTGTATGTTAACATGCTTAAAGTATTGTTagattttaacatgaaaaattcataattatataaataataatatttgttttataaatttacttcaaaaagtaaaaaatatttaagtatgaatcgaaatgactaaattaaagataaaaaaattaactgtcATAAAACAAAGATCGATCAGTATGTAACTTTGAAGATGACGATAGAAAGAAACGTCGTCATTCTTATATAAATTTGCTTATAACTCTTTGATACTTAATCTCTCTATTCCATgtctttaaaaaattgaattaagtaATGATTACTCCTCAAATTAAGAAATGGTTGTCTCCTACATTGAAATTGGGGATTAagtaaacaatataaaaatcgAGCCAGCAAAAGAGATTATCTTAATGATTAAACTGTTTGATTAATATCTTTATTAAGATCGATGTTATATGACCAAATACGACCGCACTTTGCTTAACTctaaattaattgtttattagCTTAATGTCTCCGTCACTAATAACCAAGAGGATATGATTTTTCCACTTTGGGATATAGCATGTGTTTCGAAATCTGATACCACATATTCTATATTTTCTGCTCCCTCTTCTTCTGTCACATGTTTATTTCATATTCATGGCCActttacaatattaattttatattcatttttttattatgttctaACTGTTTATTATGAACGAGTAAATAAAAagtatgagaaaagaaaaacctaGTTATGGTAATCTGTAGTTTATGATAAGATTTTATATGGATCTATCTATAGATCTTTATTAttgatcaataaaaaaaattgtgattagaaaagaaaaagcagtGATTATAGGAAAAAATAGTACTTATTAGCAgaatcttaataaaataatatatgtgtGCGTCACTTTTTGGAAATTTCAAAGATGACCcactaattataataataaaaaacaatctCTATGGGAGAACCCTTTGAGGCCATGGTAGAGCCACGTATGAAGCAAGGGAAAATGAAGATCGAATGAAATGAAGAGTCTTTAACTCAATGCTCAAAAGGGTAACAAAATTATAGAATGCCCAACGTGGAAACAATCTGAGGCTGCGATGAGAGGTTAAAAGAGTTGCAAAATTCGGCAGAACTTTACTTTTGGTAATTccaaaacattttctttattccattatcagtttttttcttttatattattgttactGTTGTTTTTGTGGGGGAGGTGTTGTTTGTTCtgtacttttgttttatttttttattgtgtgttttttctcttttttgtgattttcttataatatgaaaaatgtttgGAATTTATGAGGCTGTCAAGCTTCAATGTGCTTGTGTGCAACTAGAAAGTTTTTGTTGTGTGGTTCTGTTGCGAGGTTGGCCTAGCAGAAACAGGAGATCCTCCTATGGTGTCACTGGTACacctctatctctctctctctctctctctatctcttcttcttcttcgtctttctctctttttctctcttcgtCTTTCTCTCTTTGTCTCTGTGTCTTGAAAACGTGTATCTCTTTGTCTACCCGTTTACTAACTCTGATGGGTGGGTGGTGGgcaattttgatcaatttggaTAAAGTTTGGTGCTTTTTTTGGAGGGTCTGCGTATGTTTTCTCTAGTGTTGGAGTTGAGAAACCTCTAACCTTTGTGGAAGAGTCTGtgtatctttttcttttggtttggtTTTTGGTATCTTGAATTTTAATCATCTGTccctattaaaaaaatactttttttttcttttactgtaGTTATCTGAATATATATTGGTTTTTGTTTAAAGGGATAGATTGTATACTGAAGAGTTTGTGATTTCATGGTGCTGACTTCACTGGAAGTTGTGATCGTGTGAAAAGGGTGAGAGGTAGATTTTGATACAAGGGTCTTTGTGGTTTTTCTGGAGGCAGTGAAATGAGTTTTGAATTATAATGGTGATGGTGGAGGTGCAAGAGTGTGAGGGAAGTTGGAGGAGGATCATAGTTTTTGGATGTGTTGTTGTACTTGGCCTACGTGCAACTCTAGCTGGATGAAGATGGAGGGTTCTTCAGGGTCTGCTTTTCAGAATTCTGGCAGTTCCAGGGCTTTGAACAGTTCTGGAGTCTCGGATAGGAACCAAAGAGTTCATTATCCTGAAAGGAACCCCTTCTCGGGTGAGGCATCTCAGGATTCGGGGTACAAGAAGGAAAGGGAAAGGGTTCCGTTGGGTCAAGGTGATCAGGCAAAAAATTTGGGTGGTGGGTTTTCTGGGTTGTGTGAAGATGAAGTTGAGGTTGACCCCTTTTATGGTGCTGTGGAATGGGGTGATATTAGCTTGAGGCAGTGGTTGGATAAACCAGAACGATCGGTGGATGCCTTTGAATGCTTGCACATATTTAGACAAATAGTAGAAATTGTTAGTGTAGCGCATTCTCAAGGAGTTGTAGTTCATAATGTGAGGCCTTCCTGTTTTGTCATGTCTTCTTTCAACCATATCTCGTTTATTGAATCAGCATCTTGTTCAGATACTGGCTCCGATTCTTTAGGAGAAGGATTAAACGACCAAGGTGGTGAGATCAAAACTCCAACATCTCTCTGTCCCCATGATATGCATCAGCAGAGCTTGGGAAGTGAAGATTTTGTGACTGTCAAGACATCTACAACCACTGCTCGCTCAGATTCTAGTTGCATGCTGTCGAGTGCTGTGTATGCAGCTCGTGCATCTTTGATAGAAGAAACAGAAGAACATAAAATGAAAGATAGGAGGAAGGATGAAGAAGTGGAAGGGAAGAAGCAATCATTTCCAATGAAGCAGATACTGCTAATGGAGATGAGTTGGTACACTAGTCCTGAAGAGGTTGCTGGTGACTCTAGTTCTTGTGCTTCAGATGTTTATCGATTAGGGGTTCTTCTTTTTGAGGTTCATAACAGAAACTGTATAACTCTtaagttcttatattttaacAGGGTGCTTTGATACGCTTTATCTTCTTCACTTTGTTGTTACAATGGATGTAAGATACAGTGTTGAAAGTCCCTGTTTACATTTGTATGTAATCTAATTCTATTAACTTGCATGTGACCAGCTATTTTGTCCGCTAAGCTcgagagaagaaaagagtagAACCATGTCTAGCCTTAGACATAGGGTTCTTCCTCCACAGTTACTTCTAAAGTGGCCCAAAGAAGCTTCCTTTTGCTTGTGGTTACTGCATCCTGACCCTAGTAGTCGTCCAACACTGGGGTAATTGTCTTCATAGCATggtttttacttctttttttcatattgcAAGACAAAATTCCAACTTGTTCGTTATATGTTCCAATTACTTCCATTTGAATGCCTGGTTTTCTTACccctttttgttttctatttcttcaatttttgaGATACTAAAAGTTTTTTATTCTGCTAATTGgcaatttattttgaattaagcCTTTATTAGCTGTTTTTACATTAAATTCCTGAGATTATATAAGCTTTAAAGTGTCTGATTTACTTATCTCTTAGATTCAAGGCCCACTATAAAGTGTCTATTCCAGaaactaattaaataagttcaataataatatagaaTGAGCATGAGAGTTTATGTTGTAACTTTTGCCTAATCTTGCTGTGTTGGATTgaattagtttttcaaaaagttttatGTCagatatttatgatttttttgaaGGTGGAAGATAGGTAATAAATCATTTGCCAAAACAAATATGACAATATTGTGTTGCATTTGCTTTCTTGTTGAAATATTTTAGGAATTTCTACCCTAAATacgatttttttaatatttctctcTGTAAGAATTCATGGGAATTTGAAGCTTCAATTGGGTTTTGTCTCACGTGAAGAATCATAGATTTTTGCACCATATGCTATAGGGATACAACTAGTGTCCATTTTTAATCCTGTAAGAaacattacatattttttaaaccaATTGTTGTGTTGCAGGGAGTTGTTGCAGAGTGAGTTCCTTAATGAACAAAGAGATGATATGGAAGAACGTGAAGCAGCGATAGAGCTGAGACAAAGGATTGAGGATAAGGAGTTGCTGCTAGAATTCCTTTTGTTACTTCAACAGAGGAAACAGGAAGTTGCTGAGAAGTTGCAACACACTATCTCTTTTCTGTGCTCAGATATTGAAGAAGTGACTAAGCAGAAAATTAGATTTAAAGAGATTACTGGTACTGAACTGGGGAGTGATGATCGTTCAGCATCAAGTTTCCCATCAATGACAGTTGTGGACAGTGATGAT
This genomic window contains:
- the LOC108334087 gene encoding protein SPA1-RELATED 3 isoform X2 gives rise to the protein MCCCTWPTCNSSWMKMEGSSGSAFQNSGSSRALNSSGVSDRNQRVHYPERNPFSGEASQDSGYKKERERVPLGQGDQAKNLGGGFSGLCEDEVEVDPFYGAVEWGDISLRQWLDKPERSVDAFECLHIFRQIVEIVSVAHSQGVVVHNVRPSCFVMSSFNHISFIESASCSDTGSDSLGEGLNDQGGEIKTPTSLCPHDMHQQSLGSEDFVTVKTSTTTARSDSSCMLSSAVYAARASLIEETEEHKMKDRRKDEEVEGKKQSFPMKQILLMEMSWYTSPEEVAGDSSSCASDVYRLGVLLFELFCPLSSREEKSRTMSSLRHRVLPPQLLLKWPKEASFCLWLLHPDPSSRPTLGELLQSEFLNEQRDDMEEREAAIELRQRIEDKELLLEFLLLLQQRKQEVAEKLQHTISFLCSDIEEVTKQKIRFKEITGTELGSDDRSASSFPSMTVVDSDDSAYEGTRKRVRLGTHVKNNEECDDDDDDDGGDDQKSNGSFLSKSSRLMKNFKKLESAYFLTRCRPAYSSGKLVSRHPPLASDGRGSVVLTERSCINDVKSKEQCREGASAWINPFLEGLCKYLSFSKIKVKADLKQGDLLHSSNLVCSLSFDRDGEFFATAGVNKKIKVFECDSIINEDRDIHYPVVEMASRSKLSSLCWNAYIKSQIASSNFEGVVQLWDVTRSQVLSEMREHERRVWSIDFSSADPTMLASGSDDGSVKLWSINQAIPFLHLVDVSFETKRS
- the LOC108334087 gene encoding protein SPA1-RELATED 3 isoform X1, which gives rise to MCCCTWPTCNSSWMKMEGSSGSAFQNSGSSRALNSSGVSDRNQRVHYPERNPFSGEASQDSGYKKERERVPLGQGDQAKNLGGGFSGLCEDEVEVDPFYGAVEWGDISLRQWLDKPERSVDAFECLHIFRQIVEIVSVAHSQGVVVHNVRPSCFVMSSFNHISFIESASCSDTGSDSLGEGLNDQGGEIKTPTSLCPHDMHQQSLGSEDFVTVKTSTTTARSDSSCMLSSAVYAARASLIEETEEHKMKDRRKDEEVEGKKQSFPMKQILLMEMSWYTSPEEVAGDSSSCASDVYRLGVLLFELFCPLSSREEKSRTMSSLRHRVLPPQLLLKWPKEASFCLWLLHPDPSSRPTLGELLQSEFLNEQRDDMEEREAAIELRQRIEDKELLLEFLLLLQQRKQEVAEKLQHTISFLCSDIEEVTKQKIRFKEITGTELGSDDRSASSFPSMTVVDSDDSAYEGTRKRVRLGTHVKNNEECDDDDDDDGGDDQKSNGSFLSKSSRLMKNFKKLESAYFLTRCRPAYSSGKLVSRHPPLASDGRGSVVLTERSCINDVKSKEQCREGASAWINPFLEGLCKYLSFSKIKVKADLKQGDLLHSSNLVCSLSFDRDGEFFATAGVNKKIKVFECDSIINEDRDIHYPVVEMASRSKLSSLCWNAYIKSQIASSNFEGVVQLWDVTRSQVLSEMREHERRVWSIDFSSADPTMLASGSDDGSVKLWSINQGVSVGTIKTKANVCCVQFPLDSSRFLAFGSADHRIYYYDLRNLKMPLCTLVGHNKTVSYIKFVDTVNLVSASTDNTLKLWDLSTCASRVIDSPIQSFTGHVNVKNFVGLSVSDGYIATGSETNEVFIYHKAFPMPALSFKFQNTDPLSGNEVDDAAQFVSSVCWRGQSSTLLAANSTGNVKILEMV